The Elusimicrobiota bacterium sequence GAAAGCGTCCGTTTTGGCCCCTTTCCACATTGCCAAGACCCTGGCGGCTTTCGACCTTTTTATCAGCACCTCCGGCGGCGGCCTCACGGGCCAAGCCGAGGCCATTCGGCTCGGAATCTCCCGCGCCATGGTCGAGATGGACCCAAAACTTCGCACCGCGCTCCGCGCCAAGGGGTTTCTCACCCGCGATCCGCGCGAAGTGGAGCGAAAGAAATCCGGGCAACCCAAAGCTCGGAAGCGCTACCAGCACTCGAAGCGCTGATCGAATTCCGGCTCCTTTGGCCGGATCTCCCTTCATCCCATGTCCGCGTTGACCCTTCTATCGAGGGCGGAATCTTTATTGGCCAAGGACCAGTGGGCCGGGGCCCATTCTCTTCTGGTTCGCGTCCTCCCGCTGTCCACCGACCCTTTCCTGAAAGCGGAGATCCTTCAAAAAGACGCCGAGGCTCTTCGGGCCTTGGGGCGGTTTCGGGAGGCTCTGGTGGGTTACCGACGGGCCGCAAACCTATACCGAAAGCTCAACATCCCCTCTGAACGGCTCCAAACCATTTTTGGGATCAGCGCCTGTCTCCGTATTTTGGGCCGATATGAAGAAGCGGAAAGCTTGTGGGCCCCATTTGAACGGGAAACATTTTCGCGCTCCGCCCTTTCCGAGATCGAACTGGAGCGAGCCCTGGTGGCCCGCGGCCAAGGCCATTTTTTGGAGGCGCGGCGACGGATGGGCCGGGCGGTTCTCCACCTGGCCCAGCGGAAAGAGTGGGGACCCCTTCAACACGCCTATTGGATTTTGGGCGGGCTCGAACGTTTTTCAGGCCACTTCCCGGAGGCTTTGAAGGCCTTCGACCAGGCGGTCCGCCTGGCGCGGCGAACAAAGGATCTTTCCTCCGAAGCGTTCGCGCTCTGCGGCCTGGCCGGCGTGCAACGGGTGGTGGGGCGGGACCAGGCTTCGCTCGCCAACTACGCCGAAGCCCACAGGCTCCTGACAAAAATCGGCGATCCCTTCGGCCAAGCTTACGGGCTTTGCGGGCGGGCCAACGCTCACCGGGTTTTTGGGGACGCGGCCAAAACATTGCCCCTTTATCGTCAATCCGCCGCCCTGTATCGCCGGTTAGGGGACGCCAGCAGCGAAGGCTTCGCCTTCTGGGGGCTGGGGGGAAGTTTGCGGAGATTGCAACGTTTGCCTGAATCGCTCTCCGCTTATCGCCGCGCTCTGGCCCTTTTCATAAAATCCAAGGACGATCGGGGGGTGGTGATGGCCCATCTGGGCCTGGCCCGGTGGGCGGAGGCTGGCGG is a genomic window containing:
- the rpsI gene encoding 30S ribosomal protein S9, giving the protein MTEDTLEITRQKPLWATGRRKTAVARVRVVPGEGRLVVNGKTVEGFFGGNERQKASVLAPFHIAKTLAAFDLFISTSGGGLTGQAEAIRLGISRAMVEMDPKLRTALRAKGFLTRDPREVERKKSGQPKARKRYQHSKR